In Rhizobium binae, the DNA window CGAAGCGGTTTTCAGGTGTCACGGTATCGACCAGCATGGTCGGGTCCTCGCCGTTGACGATGACGACGGGCATGTCGGCGGAGGCCAGGCTGCGGATAAGTTCCGGCTGATCGTCGTTCAGGACCACGATGCCGTCAGCGCGCTCCGCTTGCGCGATCCGCCTGACCTGCGCGCCGTCAATACGCCGGCCAGTGCTGACAAAAGGCACGATCCTGATGCCGCGGCGCTCGCATTCCCTCCGCAGACCGTTGAGGATCGTCCAACTGACCAGGTTAAGGTCGCTCTCCGGCGCCGCATCGTCAGGAATGGCGAGAAGCAGAACATGCAGGGCGGCGATCGTCGCCTTCTTTCTCCGGCGGTCGAGGTAACCCAGGCGTTTTGCCGAATCCAGAACCCTTTCGCGCACCTCGATCGTCAGCGGCGCGGTTCCGTTCAAGGCGTGCGAGGCCGTGCTCAGCGACACGTCGGCATCGCGCGCGACATCTTTGAGATTGACTTTGCGTTCCACTTTTTCCGTCACGAATTCAGGTGGGTCCTTCGCAGGCCCTTCTAACCCGATGTTTTCACATGAAAACCCTGAAAAAGCTACGTATCTTTTGCCTTATTTTTGCTCTTTCGCGAGCAGGGTGCCGCACAGCGACAACGAGCGATGATCGCGGCAGCTCGAAGTCATAGAAATCAAAGAGGCTTGGCAAGCAGGCCATTGAGAAGCAGGTCGAAATAGGCCCGCAGGAATTCCTCCTTGTTGGGAATGGCCACGCGGCGGTTGTCGAATATCAGCCGCAGAACCGTCGTCGTCAGGATGGGCGCGACCACGATGTCGGAGAACTCCACCGGAATTTCGCGAAACTCCCCAGACGCCACTCCCTCCAGAATCAGAGCGTCGACCTTGGCGATGATCGGCTCGATGAATTGATCGTGGTGGCGGTCAATGAGGTCGGGAAACCGGTGTCCTTCCGCAATGACGAGCCGTGTCAGTTCGCGGGTTGGGCGATCCTCGGCGATTTGTTCGTAGAGCAGGCCGAGAATGGACGTCAGCCGGTCGGTGGCGCTGCCACTGAGCGCGTCGGTGACCGCCAGCAGTTCCTGAAATGGCACGGAGAAATGATTGATCATCGCTTCGAAGAGCTTTTCCTTCGTCTCGAAGTAAACGTAGACCGTGCCCTTGGTGACGTTGACCCTGTCGGCGATGTCTTCCACGCGCGTGCCTGCAAAACCGCTTTTGACGAATTCTTCGAAAGCCGCATCCAGAATCTGGATGGGTCGCAACGCTTTCTGTTCCGCGCGTGTGAGCTTCTTCGGACCTGCCATTTTTCCTCGCCTCCCTTGTCGTGCACACCCTCTTCGCCGCGGCACAAAGTTTCATTGACTAATACGTCAGTCAATTATATAGCAGCTGCCGTTGAGAGCAAGAGGTCACCTATGAGAACCATTCTGATCGCCACGGCGATCGTATGCGCCGTCGGTCTCGCATCATGCAGCGATGAGGGCAGGCCGGCTGAGCCGGCCCCGCGGCAGGTCGGTATCGTCGTCGCCAAGCCTGAGCCGCTGGTTCAGGGGGGCGCGATCACGGGAGAAGTGCGGGCGCGTGTCCAGACCGATCTGTCCTTCCGCGTCAGCGGCAAGATCATCGAACGGCTGGTCGAGGTCGGTCAGTCCGTGAAAGCGGGGCAGCTTCTCGCGCGCATCGATCCGGAAGAGCAAAAGGCCGACCTGGATGTGGCGGCGGCCAATCTTCAGTCGGCCGAGGCGCAGCAGACCCAGGCGCAGCTTGCATTCGACCGGCAGCAGAGCCTGTTTCGGACGCAGGTGACGACCCGCGCTGCTCTCGATCAGGCGCAGGAGGCGCTTCTGACTGCGCAGGCATCGACAAAGTCGGCGCAGGCACTCTTCGAAACGGCGCAGGACACCTTGTCCTACACCGAGCTGAAAGCGGATGCCGATGGGGTGATCACCGCCCGCAATGCCGAGGTCGGGGAGGTGGCGCAGGCTGCTCAGGTCGTTTTCACGCTCGCGCATGATGGCGACCGCGATGCCGTCTTCGAGGTGGTGGAAAGCGCCTTCCTGCGTCCGATCGACGGCGACGGCACCGTAACTCTTTTGTCGGACCCGACGCAGAAGATCACGGCGAAGGTTCGCGAGATTTCGCCGACGATCGATTCCGCAACCGGCACCATCAAGGTCAAGGTGGCGATCTCGAGCGATGCTCCCATTCCGCTGGGCGTTCCCGTCGTTGGACGGTTCAATTACCTCGCACAGGACGTCATCCAGCTGCCCTGGTCGGCAATGACCTCGAAGGACGGCAAGCCGGCCGTCTGGATCGTCGATCCGGCATCCTCCGTGGTCTCGGCCCGGACGATCGAAGTTGCCGGCTACGAAACCGGCAGCTTCGTCGTGAAGTCGGGCGTGTCGGCAGGAGAGGTCGTCGTGAGCGACGGCACCAAGTTCCTCAGGCCCGGTGAGATCGTGTCCTACGTCAAGGAAGCTTCCAAGTGAGTATTCGTCTAAAGATAATCGCACTTATCCTGGGCACGGCCCTCGTCTCCTCCTGCGCGCCGAACGCAGAAGAGAGTAAGGACGAAACGCCTCGTCCGGTGCTGTCGACGACAGTCAGGCAGACGCCCGCCTCGAGTCTCAGCCTGACTGGCACCATCGAGCCGACCATCGAAACCGAACTCGGCTTTCGGATTCTCGGGCGGATGATTGCCCGCAATGTCAATGTCGGCGACGTCGTCAAGAAGGGTGACGTCGTCGCCGCCATCGATCCCGTGGCGCTGGAGCTTGCCGTTCGCAATGCCCAGTCCGATGTGGAAAACAGCGATGCCCAGCTTAGAAACGCCGTGACCACGGAGCAGCGCCAGCGCGCGCTGGTGCTATCGCGCTCGGGCACGGAAGCCTCGCTCGAAGAGGCCGAGCAGGCGAGGCGAACGGCCGCGGCCGCCGTCGCCAAGGCGCAGGCCAATCTCGACAAGGCCAAGGAGCAACTGGGCTATGCGCAGCTTCGGGCGGAATTCGACGGGGTTGTGACGGCGACTTCGGCCGAGGTCGGACAGGTCGTGTCGGCCGGCCAGACGGTCGTGACCATTGCCCGGCCGGACAAACGCGACGCCGTCGTAGACGTGCCGCAGGCAGCCGCTCAGAAACTGAAGATCGGCGCCCCCTTCGAAGTGACGCTACAGCTCGATCCGACGATCCGCACCTCGGGGATCGTGCGTGAAATCGCGCCGGAGGCGGAGTCCGCCACCCGTACGAGCAGGACCAAGATCGCGCTCACCGAACCACCGGAAGCCTTCCGGCTCGGAGCGGTCATCACCGCCTCGGCAACGATTGCCGCCGAGCCGGAGATCGTGCTGCCTTCCTCGGCGATCCTTGCCGGCGGCGACAGGCAGAGCGTCTGTATCGTCGACGTGCCCGGCAAGAAGGTGTCGCTGCGCCGCGTAAAGATCGCCGGCGACGTCGTCGACGGCGGCACTGTCCGCGTAACCGAAGGGCTCGCACCCGGAGAACGGGTGGTCGTGGCGGGCGTGCATAAACTTGAAGATGGCCAGCCCATCAGGATCGACCAGGAGATCAGCCAGTGAAGTCCTTCAATCTTTCCGACTGGGCGCTCGAACGCCGTTCGCTCG includes these proteins:
- a CDS encoding efflux RND transporter periplasmic adaptor subunit — protein: MSIRLKIIALILGTALVSSCAPNAEESKDETPRPVLSTTVRQTPASSLSLTGTIEPTIETELGFRILGRMIARNVNVGDVVKKGDVVAAIDPVALELAVRNAQSDVENSDAQLRNAVTTEQRQRALVLSRSGTEASLEEAEQARRTAAAAVAKAQANLDKAKEQLGYAQLRAEFDGVVTATSAEVGQVVSAGQTVVTIARPDKRDAVVDVPQAAAQKLKIGAPFEVTLQLDPTIRTSGIVREIAPEAESATRTSRTKIALTEPPEAFRLGAVITASATIAAEPEIVLPSSAILAGGDRQSVCIVDVPGKKVSLRRVKIAGDVVDGGTVRVTEGLAPGERVVVAGVHKLEDGQPIRIDQEISQ
- a CDS encoding efflux RND transporter periplasmic adaptor subunit, translating into MRTILIATAIVCAVGLASCSDEGRPAEPAPRQVGIVVAKPEPLVQGGAITGEVRARVQTDLSFRVSGKIIERLVEVGQSVKAGQLLARIDPEEQKADLDVAAANLQSAEAQQTQAQLAFDRQQSLFRTQVTTRAALDQAQEALLTAQASTKSAQALFETAQDTLSYTELKADADGVITARNAEVGEVAQAAQVVFTLAHDGDRDAVFEVVESAFLRPIDGDGTVTLLSDPTQKITAKVREISPTIDSATGTIKVKVAISSDAPIPLGVPVVGRFNYLAQDVIQLPWSAMTSKDGKPAVWIVDPASSVVSARTIEVAGYETGSFVVKSGVSAGEVVVSDGTKFLRPGEIVSYVKEASK
- a CDS encoding TetR/AcrR family transcriptional regulator, with protein sequence MAGPKKLTRAEQKALRPIQILDAAFEEFVKSGFAGTRVEDIADRVNVTKGTVYVYFETKEKLFEAMINHFSVPFQELLAVTDALSGSATDRLTSILGLLYEQIAEDRPTRELTRLVIAEGHRFPDLIDRHHDQFIEPIIAKVDALILEGVASGEFREIPVEFSDIVVAPILTTTVLRLIFDNRRVAIPNKEEFLRAYFDLLLNGLLAKPL